The genomic interval TCAGCGGTCAAGGCAGATTCGAGAATATGGGGTTTACCGTTGAAGATGCGCACTTCCTTGCCTTCACCCACTTCCGTTCCATATCCAGCAGGAGTAAAAAAGGCCGGAATTCCGGCGCCACCCGCGCGGCATCGTTCCGCGAGCGAACCCTGAGGGATCAAATCCACTTCCAGTTCACCGCTGAGCATTTGCTGCTCAAAAAGTGCGTTCTCCCCTACGTAGGAGCTGATCATTTTTTTGATTTGCTTCTTCTGAAGCAAGAGACCCAGGCCAAAGTCGTCCACCCCCGCGTTGTTCGAGATGCACGTGAGGTCTGTGATTCCCGCATCGCGCAAAGCCGCAATGCAATTCTCGGGAATCCCGCAAAGGCCAAATCCACCGAGCATAAGGGTCATTCCGTCGTGAACCCCTTCGATGGCTTCCTGTGGGCCGGAGACTACTTTTCTAATCATTAAAACTCGATTTCATCAAAGTTAACATTATTGGTCTTCTGCTGCTGGTCGTAGACATCGCAGTCCAGCTGAATCCCAACACCTGCCTCAGGAACGGGGAAGTCCTCTTTCGATACATCAAGACCCGCATCCTCATAACATTTCTTCATATACATCGCCCAAATGGGGAGGGCCATGGTCGCACCTTGCCCGTAGGCAATGCTCCGAAAGTGTGCTCCGCGGTCTTCTGCACCGACCCAAACCCCGGTCACAAGGTTAGGAACCATGCCCATAAACCAACCGTCGCTGTGGTTTTGTGTGGTCCCCGTCTTTCCCGCAATCGGGTTTTCAAAACCATAGGGGTAGCCGGTCACCACATCGTTGATATAGCTGTAATTCCCGTACTTAGTCCGCAAGCGAACCCCTGTTCCGTATTCAGTAACTCCTTGCAATAAATTCACGGAAGTGTAGGCGGTCTCAGCACTCATTACTTCACGAGTCATGGGATTAAACTCGGCCAGTACGACACCGTACTTGTCCTCAATGCGCAGGATAGCTGTGGGCTCTGTGTAAATTCCGCTGTTGGCAAAAGTTCCATAAGCACCGACCATTTCGTACAGACTCAAATCGGGTGTTCCCAAGCAGATGGCAGGTTGCTCAGGAATTTCTCCTTCAACCCCCAGGTTACGCGCCATCTCGATGACGGGCTTCGGTCCCACCTGCTTCATCAAATAGGCGGTGACCGTATTCACGGATTCCGCCAATCCTTGCTTCAAGGAAAGTTCACCTCCGTATTCATCATCTGAATTCTTTGGTTGCCAATCCTTGAGCAAGCCCCATTCCTCTTTCTCAAAGCGCACCGGAACATTGGGCACCTTGTAGCAGGGACTGTACTTCTTCTGATCAATGGCGGTCACGTAAACGAAGGGCTTAAAGGTGGATCCCACCTGACGCTTACCCAACTTGACGTGGTCGTATTTGAAATGATCGTGATCAATCCCTCCAACCCAAGCTTTGATGAAGCCCGTTGTAGGATCCATACTCAACATCCCCATTTGGAGGAACCACTTGTAGTAGGCGATGGAGTCCATCGGCGTCATGACTGTATCGATGTTTCCCTCCCAAGAAAACACCCTCATTTCGCGGGGCGTATTGAACTGCAGCTCGATGCTGTCTGCGGGAAGCTCGTTCTTTCGGGCTATGCGGTACCGCTCTGAACGGCGCATCGCTTGACGCATCAAACGGTCAATATCCGCCGAGCTCAAGTCCTGGAAAGGTGCATTCGTCCTTCCTTCCCAGTGCTTATAGAACACGCGTTGGAGGTTGCTCATGTGCGCGCGCATGGACTCCTCCGCATACTGCTGCATCCGCGAATCCAGTGTGGTGTAAATCTTTAGCCCGTCTGTGTACAGATTGTACGGCGTTCCATCGGGTTTGGGGTTTTTCTTGATCCAGTCGCGCATGAAGGCCCTCAAGTACTCTCGGAAATAGGGGGCCAATCCCGCATTGTGTCCAGCGCGTTGGTAGTCCAACTCCAATGGAATGGCCATCAAGCTATCGGCCTCTTCACGCGACAAGAATTCATTGCGAACCATTTGGCCCAAAACCGTATTGCGCCGTTTTTCTACACGTTCAGGCCAACGTCGCGGATTGTAAAATGAGGAGTTTTGAAGCATCCCCACCAAGGTGGCCGACTCAATAACATCCAAGCTGTCTACTGAAGTGTTGAAGTAGATCTGCGCAGCCGATTCAATTCCGACGGCCAGATTGAGGAAGTCGTAGCGGTTCAAATACATGACCATGATTTCCTCCTTCGTGTACCTTCGCTCCAGCTCTACGGCGATGATCCACTCCTTAAATTTTTGAAAGACCCGCGTAAATTGACTGCTGGCTACATCCTCCGTAAAGAGCATCTTGGCCAACTGCTGTGTAATGGTACTCGCTCCTCCGGATTGACCCAACTTAGCAACAGCCCTTGCGAGCCCCCGAAAGTCAATTCCGCTGTGGCTGAGATAACGCTCATCCTCGGTGGCGATGAGTGCCTGAGGCAGATAAGGAGAAAGCTCTTCATAGCGAACATGGGTGCGGTTTTCCAAAAAGTACTTCCCAATGACCTCTCCGTCTGAAGAGATGATTTCGCTCGCCAAGTAGTTCTTGGGGTTTTCCAACTCCTCGACCGTGGGCAATGGTCCAAACCACCCCCAACTGGTCATAAACATGATCAGGGTAACCAAAACGATCGGCGAAATCGCCAAAATCCAGAACCATCTGAGAAGCTTGCGCCTACTCCCTTTTGACTCGGCCATACACTTAGGAATCTTCGTTATGCAAAGCTAACCTAAATCCAACGTCCTCAATGCCCACCAATTGTGTATCGCGCATCCCATGAGTGAAGCGAATTTCATAATTCCCGGGGCGGGGAAGGTCATTGTCTTTGAAGACGGGTAAACGAAACTCCTTAACCGCACCGGAACCTTTCCCCAGCAGCTTCCCATTGGGCGCGGCCATTCGGAAGTTGACCGTATCGAGACGGCTAGACCCATCATCGAAACGCTGGTCGACAAAGATGTACAGGTTTTGATAGGGATAGCTGGTGTTAACGCGCAATGCCAAGTATCCGTCGAAGGTCGCTGCCCCTTGCTCCAGTTCTAGTGGAAAGGTCATGGTACTGTCTAAATGCCAGCCTTCTGTGCCTACGGCACGATAGCTCTCATACACCCGAGACCGATCACATGAGCTCCCCCAGATCAGCACAGCGGTCAAAAAAAGAAAAAGCCTATTTCTTGCCATTTTCGGCCCGATTTGCGGGTTTTTTACGTCTTTTCTTGCGCTTATTACGCGATTGAGGCCCTTTTTTGTCAAAACGACTCACGTCTTCTTGACCCACCACATTCTCGAAATCGAGTCTCTTAGCTTCCTCTTTTTCTTCGCAGAAGTCTTCCAAACAGCTCGGATTCTTTCCCGACTTGTTCAAGCCGATGATGTCGTGTACCGAACGGCGGTCCAACTCAACAAAAGCGCTGAACTCTCCGGTATAACAGTACCACATTTTCCCTTTGAAAATGTCCATTTTGACAAAGCGCGCTTCCCCTTTCTCGGTCTTGAGGCGTACCCCGGTATCCGGAAAACCCTTGATTTCTTCGAGGTAGGCGTCCAGCTCGTAGTTCAAGCAGCACTTGAGTTTTCCGCACTGGCCAGCAAGCTTTTGGGGATTCAAGGCCAATTGTTGGTAGCGTGCCGCTGCGGTATTAACAGACCGGAAATCCGTCAGCCACGTGGTGCAGCACAATTCCCGTCCACAGGAGCCTATTCCACCCAATCGGGCCGCTTCTTGTCGTGCTCCAATCTGGCGCATCTCAATGCGTACGCTGAATTCGCGGGCTAAATCTTTAATGAGCTGTCGAAAATCGACGCGGCCATCGGCGGTGTAGTAAAACGTGGCCTTGGCATTATCGCCTTGAAATTCAACGTCCGATATTTTCATATCGAGCCGTAGGCTCTTGGCAATCTCCCGAGCCTTAAACATGGTGGGCACTTCGCGCTCCTGGGCGCGGCGCCATTTATCTATATCAGACTGAGCGGCCTTGCGGTAAACTTTGCGGATTTCGTGAGACTCGTGATCGATCTTGCGCTTGCGCATTTGGAGTCGGACCAACTCTCCCGTGAGAGAGACATTCCCGATATCATGGCCCGGACTGCTTTCCACCGCTATGACATCCCCCATTTGCAAGGGCAAATCATTGACGTTTCGGAAGTAGTCCTTTCGGCCGTTCTTGAAGCGCACTTCAACACAATCAAAGCGCTTTTGCTGCGCCGGCGCTTCCATATTCGCCAGCCAATCGTATACCGACAGCTTGGTGCACCCACCAGAACTGCACGTTCCGTTATTTTTACATCCCGCAGGAAGCCCACCCCCAGTCGAACAACTTCTACATCCCATGGTGATCTCCTTCGTTTGAAGGATAAAGCTAGCGTTTCGTCGAATCTTGACCAAACTGCTTATCTTGAGGTAGCATGAAACGAATGCTCCTCCTCTCCGCAATGGCCTTGGCTTTGATGAGTTCCGCTCAAGAACTCGAAAGTGTCCGATTCGCCTATTCGGCTCCCTACGCGATCCATGTCGGAACGCGTGTTTCCACCTTACACCGTTTGCACCGCGAAATCCAGACCAATGACCAGGGGCGCAGCTTCCAACGGGACTTCTTGGTGAGTCCGCAACTCGGATACAGCTGGCAACCGCAGGTTCAGCAGGTGTTGTACCTCGGGATCGAAGCCGACTACCGCCTGGGAAAGACGGATAAGCGCAGTTATTGGATGGGAGGTCTGGGATGGAATTTTGCCACGACCTTCACCAGGGAAGGAGGCGAAGTCAATATTGGAACGGGCGAACTCGAGTATCAAACGACCAATGCCTTTTCTGCGATTCCCTACACCGCCATTGAATGGGGCTTTCACCCTAAAAATCGAGTGGGCTGGCACTTGCGCGGCTGGTACGGTCAACAACTCAATTTTAGCAGTCGCAATGAATCCTGGTTTGGATTGGAATTTGGATTGTCCTGGAAACTCGAAAAGAACGAAGAATGACAAGAGAAGAGTTTTTGAAGAAAATGGGGCTGATCAGCCTCGCCGCACCGATACTTCCTTCTTGGCTGATGAGCTGCACGGGCAGTTCTTTGGAAGTATCTCCTTTCCAAACCGCCTTTAATGGGAAGGTCCTGATTGTCGGGGCCGGAGCCGCAGGGATGACCGCTGCTTATTTGCTGCAACGGGCCGGGGTGGAGTATGAGCTCATTGAGGCTTCGGGCCGATTCGGAGGCCGTTTAAAGCGAGACACGAGCTTGGCCGATTTCCCTATTGACCTCGGCGCAGAGTGGATTCACACTTCGCCAACGGTGCTGTCTGATATTCTACAAGATGGAGATGCTGGGGGGTCCATCGAGTACATCACCTACAATCCTCAGACCATTCAGCTGTACAAAGACGGAGAAATCAAGGACCGCAATTTCGCCAGCAATTTCTACAGCGAGTGGAAATTCAAAAGAACCACCTGGTACGGGTTTTTTGAGCGCTACATGATTCCTCTGATCGAGGCCAAAACGGTGTTCAACGCCCCGGTGGCCAAAATCGATCAAAGTGGCGGTTCCGTGGTGATCACCGACGATAATGGCCAGACCTACACCGGAGACAAAGCCCTTGTGACCATTCCCATCAAAGTGCTACAAGACGCTCCACCGACCTTTATACCCGCCATGCCCACAGCAACTCGAGATGCCATCGACAGTATTTTCATGGGCGATGGCCTCAAGGTCTTCATTGAATTCCAAGAGCGATTTTATCCGGATTTACTCATGGTTGGAAGTGTCTGGGAAGCCCTCTCCAATGACGAAAAGGTCTATTACGACGCGGCCTTTAGAAAAAACTCCAACCGGAATATTCTGGGTCTCTTTTCTGTCAATGAACCGGCGGGAGCCTTCACCCAGCTCGGATCGGACCAAGCCATTATTGACGCCGTGCTGGCCGAACTCGACGAGATGTTCGACGGCCAGGCCAGTGAGCACTACCTCAACCACGTCATTCAAAACTGGTCGGCTGAGCCCTACATTCGAGGCGCGTACAGCTATGGGTACGACAACAACTTCAACGACACCATAGACGCCCTGGCCGCGCCCATTGGCGACCACATCTACCTCGCCGGCGAAGCCGTCAACAAAGACAATTCCTCTACAGCGCATGGTGCCGCAGAATCCGCTTATGATCAGCTCGAACGCATGCTGAACGGATAAGAAGGACTTATCTTTGGCCCATGACCTGGCCCCTTCATACGGAACGATGTCAGCTGCGCCCCATGACCCTGGCCGATCGCGAGGAAGTTTTTGCCTATCGCGGTGACCGGGAAACCAATCGCTATCAGGGGTGGATTCCCGACACATTGGAAGATGTGGATACTTGGATAGGCAAGCGCCCTCCCGAAATCAACACTCCGGGGACTTGGTTTCAGCTGGTCATTGAGCTCAACGGAGAGATCATTGGGGACATCGGCATGAACTTTCCCGAAGGCGCAGAGACGAACATCACCTTAGGCTGCACCTTAGCGAAAGCCCATCAAGGTAAAGGCCTGGCCAAAGAATGTTTGTTGCACGTCATGGCTTTTGCCCAACAGGAGCTCCAAAAATCCAGAGCCACCGCCTGGATTCTGCCGGCCAACCACCCGTCCATTCGCCTCTTCGAAGGTCTAGGATTCGAATTGGAGGAAGAAGGTGAACTCTTGAAGTATTTTCGCAAATTGCCGGTATGACTTCGGCCGCTCGTCCGCGTATTTTTGAGTACCTCGTGTTGACCGCTATATTGGTTCCCCTTTTCTGGTTGAACCTCAACGGAACGCACGATTGGGGTGGTGACTTTGCCCAATACATCGCGCAGAGTATGGACCTCTCAGGTGCGTCGTCCAACTACCTCTACAATCCTGACTATCCGCAATTGGCACCGCCCACCTATCCTATCGGTTTTCCCCTTTTGCTCAAACCCATTAGCTCCATCTGGGGAAACAACATGTGGGCCTACCAGTACTTCATGACCGCCCTACTGCTGGGCCTTGGGCTACTCACCTACCGGCTTCTTCGACCCCATTTCACCTGGGCTGAATCCGGGCTAGGAGTTCTGCTTTTTCTCTACAACCCAGTAACCATTCGGTTCAAGGATGAGGTACTGTCCGATATTCCCTTTGCCTTGTTCAGCCTCACAGCCCTACTCTTATACCTCCGACTCAAGCGGGCTCTGTCCGAAGGGAATCGGCCACTTTTGGGCCTGTGGGTAAGCCTTTTCTTGGCCATCGCCGTCTTGCACCGCAACATCGGTTTTGTTTTTCTGCTGGCCATGCTCCTCGACCTGGGCCGAAATCATCTTCGCACCTCCGGATTGCTTTTAGGCGCAACCCTGGGGTTTTATCTGCTCTTTGATCAGGTCCTTTTCCCCGCCGCAACAGAGCTGAATCAACATTTCCTAAGCCTATTCCTCTCCAGTGGATTTCGGGAGACCTTGAACACGACTTCCGAATACTACATCACCATCTACCAAGATTTCTTTACTCCCGAAGGGGTGGAACTGGACTTCTTCCCATTGATGACCCGGGCCTTCGCGATCGCCTTCTTCTTTGTTGGCCTCCTTTGGCGATTCATGGATCGTCCCGGAGTCTTGGAATGGAGCACCATTGGATATGTCCTCGTGGTCTTACTCTTTCCAAACACGACTCAAGGCTTCCGCTACCTCTTACCAATTTTCCCGCTGGTGCTGTACTACATCTTAACCGGTTTTAGGGCCATCCGCCTGCCAAAGCCCGTGGATCCACGCCGCGCCGCATTGGTCGCCTTGCTCTTGGCTGGATTTCCCTATCAAAACTACTTGAAGCATGCCCTACGGGCCGATGAAAACCATCTAGGACCCCAATCGACTGCCGCTCGACAGCTCTTCCGTTACGTCCGGGAAAACACCCCCGAAGACGCCGTCTTCGCCTTCTCCAAACCCCGTGTTCTGGGTCTCTACGCCAACCGGACGAGCATGGCCCAGCATCCGGAGAAAAACTGGTCCAGCGAGTTTGATTACCTAGTCCTGGCTCCAGAATTACCCGATCCCGCCAGTGAACGATACGTTCAGGCTCATCGCGAAGACTTGGTCTTGGTCTTTGAAAACGCCCGCTTTCAGGTTTACGCTTCCGATTCGGCCGCTTTGCGGTGAAGAAGGGAGTTGAGCTTGATGCCCAAGTCGAGCAGGACAATCTTGGCGTTGGCATTGCGCTCGATGTGGTATTCCGCTTTGTTGAGCTCCTCCAAAATTTCAGCGATGTTGCCCCCGTGTACAAAGCCGGCAAATTTCTCGAGTTGAAATCCGGGTTGCTGCAGCTCCTCGCGTTGAAGTCGCGATAGATCGTAATTCAGCATAAGGGCATCGCGCAGTACACGTGAAGTGTAGCTCAAAAATTGCTTGAGACGTTCTCGGCCCCAACCGGCCATTCCATCAACCCAGAGCACAAGATCACCGGTCTTTTGATGCGCCAAATAGGCCTTTCGGATGAAGTCGACGAATGCCGCGCCGTTTTGAGCGAGGAGTTCGTCATCGTGCCGTAAGGCACTGCGCTGTTCGGCTTCGCTGAGCAGTTTGAGGCGGACGGCTTGTGTTCGAGATCGTATGGTACCAAGCAGGGCCTCTTCATCTTCCGTCGCCATAATGAAGACGGTTTTTTGTGGAGGCTCTTCGATGACTTTGAGGAGCTTGTTTGCAGCGCTCAGATTCATGCGTTCCGGCATCCAAATCACCATGATTTTGAACTCGCTCTCATAGGGTTTGAGTTGGAGTCGCTTCAAGATGTGTCCCGCCTCTTCGACATTGATCAGTCCTTGTTTGTTCTCAATGCCTAAACGGGATAGCCAGTCAAACAAAGAACCGTAGGGTTCTTCGCGGACAAAGCTTCGCCAATCTTCCAAGAAATCGGAAGACACGGGCTTTTTCACCTTTGCAGTGGCTGCAAAGGGAAAGGAAAAATGAAGGTCCGGATGTTCCAATCGCGCGTATTTCTTGCAGCTGGGACATTCCCCACAGCTGTCCGCAGCACCGCGATTGGTGCAGCTCAAGTATTGAGCGTAGGCAATAGCCAAGGGCAGCTTTCCGGTACCCGAAGGTCCGGTGAAGAGTTGTGCATGGGCTACACGACCGTCCTGAACGGACTTGATGAGCCTTGCTTTGATCTCTTCTTGGCCAATGACTTCTGAGAATAACACGTAGCGAAATTAAGGATTACATCCACTTTACACCGGATTCCAAGAGAATCTTAATTTTGAGCAAAATTTCGCCCTATGCGCACCATTGACGACATCAACTTTGAAGGCCAACGCGCCTTGATCCGTGTGGACTTCAACGTCCCTTTGAACGACCAATTTCAAATCACTGATGATACGCGAATCCAGGCCGCTTTGCCGACCATTCAGAAGATCTTGAGTGATGGTGGAAGCGTGGTCCTGATGTCTCACTTGGGGCGTCCTAAAAACGGGCCAGAAGACGCCTTTAGCTTACGTCACTTGGTGGATCACTTGAGCGCCGAAATCGGCGTTGCCGTACAGTTCGCCGACGACTGCATCGGTGAAGACGCCTTGGCTCAAAGCAGCAGCCTGCAGCCGGGACAGATCTTACTTCTGGAGAACCTGCGCTTCTACAAAGAAGAAACCGCTGGGGATGTGGAGTTTGCGAAGAAGTTGAGCCAGTTGGGCGAAATCTATGTCAATGACGCCTTTGGAACGGCGCATCGAGCACACGCCAGTACGGCGGTGATTGCCCAGTTCTTTCCAGGAAAGAAATACTTCGGTTACGTCATGGCCGGAGAAATTGAAAACGTTCAGAAGGTCCTGGACAGCGACGAGCACCCGGTCGTAGCCATCCTAGGGGGTGCAAAGGTCAGCAGCAAGATTACCATCATTGAAAAGCTCCTGCCCAAGGTGGACGCCATCATCGTTGGCGGGGGATGAGGCTACACCTTTGCTAAAGCCAACGGTGGGCAAATCGGGAACTCCCTGGTGGAAGAAGAGCATTTTTCGACGGTCAAGCATATTGAAGCGGCCGCGGCTGAGCACAACGTGACCATTCACCTGCCCGTGGACAGCGTCAATGGAGACCAGTTCAGCAATGAGGCACAGGTGGCCACGACCTCGTCTTCAGAAGTTCCAGACGGCTGGATGGGGCTGGACATCGGCCCGAAAACCATTGCGAACTACAGTGAAGTCATCAAAGGAGCTTCAACTATTTTGTGGAACGGTCCCATGGGCGTTTTTGAAATGGACAAATTTGCTCAAGGGACCATTGCCGTTGGTGAGGCCATTTGTCAAGCGACCGAAGCGGGGTCCTTCAGCCTTGTTGGGGGTGGAGATTCGGTAGCGGCTGCTAAGCAGTTTGGTTTTGCCGACCGCGTCAGCTACGTCAGCACCGGAGGAGGCGCTATGCTGGAATATCTGGAGGGTAAAGAGCTTCCGGGTATCGCGGCAGTCTTGAACGACTAAAGCTCCTCAAGAACGTCGTCCACGTCGTCTTTCACCTTATCGAACTCGCGTTCCCACCAGGAGCGCCAATCCAATTCCTCCAAGTAGGGGAAGAAGGTTGGGGCTAGGTTGGCCATGGGCTTATAAAGCAGGCTGGCTTCGCGATCGGCCCGTGAGGGCCAATTCCAACTTCCTTCTTGCACCGGACGCCACAAAAAGAGCAGTACGCTCAAAAGAAAACTCCATTTCAAGACGCCGAAGGCCAATCCGACCAAGCGGTTAATGCCGTTGAGGGCAACGGCCTTCAACAAGGTGGTCAGAAGCTTGGCGAGGAGGTTGATGGCAATGACAATCCCCAAAAAGGTGATGGCAAAGCTGGTCATGGGCAAGTACTTGCGCTCGATGTCGATGTTCTGAACCAGGTATTCCGCTACCCAGTCCGAGAAGTGAATGGCGCCCCATATACCGAGAATCAAAGCGGCCAAGGTGCAAAGCTCAATGATGAAGCCATTGCGGAAGCCGCGATAGGCTCCCCACACCAAGGGTAAAAGAAGTATGATATCCAGCGTTTCCACGGTCCGAAAGTAACGATTATTTGGGGCTGGATAGTACCTTTAAGCCGTGGAAGAATTGAAGGAAAAATGGGACCGCTTGGTGGCGCAACTGAGCGATCGCTTTGCAGATGGAGATGAAATGGATGTGCCTGCCATTGTTTTCTTGGTGGGGGTGAATGAATTGGGGCAGGGCTACCGAAGATTTAAGAAGGACGAAAAGGTGGACTTGATGCACATTGGCTTGTGCCAGCTTTTGAGTCGATACGGGTATTACGAGTTCGAAGGTGAGGACGAGGAAGGTTG from Cryomorphaceae bacterium carries:
- a CDS encoding CoA transferase subunit A, with the translated sequence MIRKVVSGPQEAIEGVHDGMTLMLGGFGLCGIPENCIAALRDAGITDLTCISNNAGVDDFGLGLLLQKKQIKKMISSYVGENALFEQQMLSGELEVDLIPQGSLAERCRAGGAGIPAFFTPAGYGTEVGEGKEVRIFNGKPHILESALTAEFAFVKAWKGDEAGNLIYKGTARNFNPPMAMAGKITVAEVEELVPAGELDPNQIHTPGIFVQRIFQGASYEKRIEQRTVRPKA
- a CDS encoding transglycosylase domain-containing protein; the encoded protein is MAESKGSRRKLLRWFWILAISPIVLVTLIMFMTSWGWFGPLPTVEELENPKNYLASEIISSDGEVIGKYFLENRTHVRYEELSPYLPQALIATEDERYLSHSGIDFRGLARAVAKLGQSGGASTITQQLAKMLFTEDVASSQFTRVFQKFKEWIIAVELERRYTKEEIMVMYLNRYDFLNLAVGIESAAQIYFNTSVDSLDVIESATLVGMLQNSSFYNPRRWPERVEKRRNTVLGQMVRNEFLSREEADSLMAIPLELDYQRAGHNAGLAPYFREYLRAFMRDWIKKNPKPDGTPYNLYTDGLKIYTTLDSRMQQYAEESMRAHMSNLQRVFYKHWEGRTNAPFQDLSSADIDRLMRQAMRRSERYRIARKNELPADSIELQFNTPREMRVFSWEGNIDTVMTPMDSIAYYKWFLQMGMLSMDPTTGFIKAWVGGIDHDHFKYDHVKLGKRQVGSTFKPFVYVTAIDQKKYSPCYKVPNVPVRFEKEEWGLLKDWQPKNSDDEYGGELSLKQGLAESVNTVTAYLMKQVGPKPVIEMARNLGVEGEIPEQPAICLGTPDLSLYEMVGAYGTFANSGIYTEPTAILRIEDKYGVVLAEFNPMTREVMSAETAYTSVNLLQGVTEYGTGVRLRTKYGNYSYINDVVTGYPYGFENPIAGKTGTTQNHSDGWFMGMVPNLVTGVWVGAEDRGAHFRSIAYGQGATMALPIWAMYMKKCYEDAGLDVSKEDFPVPEAGVGIQLDCDVYDQQQKTNNVNFDEIEF
- a CDS encoding gliding motility lipoprotein GldH; the encoded protein is MARNRLFLFLTAVLIWGSSCDRSRVYESYRAVGTEGWHLDSTMTFPLELEQGAATFDGYLALRVNTSYPYQNLYIFVDQRFDDGSSRLDTVNFRMAAPNGKLLGKGSGAVKEFRLPVFKDNDLPRPGNYEIRFTHGMRDTQLVGIEDVGFRLALHNEDS
- a CDS encoding FAD-dependent oxidoreductase, which codes for MTREEFLKKMGLISLAAPILPSWLMSCTGSSLEVSPFQTAFNGKVLIVGAGAAGMTAAYLLQRAGVEYELIEASGRFGGRLKRDTSLADFPIDLGAEWIHTSPTVLSDILQDGDAGGSIEYITYNPQTIQLYKDGEIKDRNFASNFYSEWKFKRTTWYGFFERYMIPLIEAKTVFNAPVAKIDQSGGSVVITDDNGQTYTGDKALVTIPIKVLQDAPPTFIPAMPTATRDAIDSIFMGDGLKVFIEFQERFYPDLLMVGSVWEALSNDEKVYYDAAFRKNSNRNILGLFSVNEPAGAFTQLGSDQAIIDAVLAELDEMFDGQASEHYLNHVIQNWSAEPYIRGAYSYGYDNNFNDTIDALAAPIGDHIYLAGEAVNKDNSSTAHGAAESAYDQLERMLNG
- a CDS encoding GNAT family N-acetyltransferase, whose translation is MTWPLHTERCQLRPMTLADREEVFAYRGDRETNRYQGWIPDTLEDVDTWIGKRPPEINTPGTWFQLVIELNGEIIGDIGMNFPEGAETNITLGCTLAKAHQGKGLAKECLLHVMAFAQQELQKSRATAWILPANHPSIRLFEGLGFELEEEGELLKYFRKLPV
- a CDS encoding DNA polymerase III subunit delta' gives rise to the protein MLFSEVIGQEEIKARLIKSVQDGRVAHAQLFTGPSGTGKLPLAIAYAQYLSCTNRGAADSCGECPSCKKYARLEHPDLHFSFPFAATAKVKKPVSSDFLEDWRSFVREEPYGSLFDWLSRLGIENKQGLINVEEAGHILKRLQLKPYESEFKIMVIWMPERMNLSAANKLLKVIEEPPQKTVFIMATEDEEALLGTIRSRTQAVRLKLLSEAEQRSALRHDDELLAQNGAAFVDFIRKAYLAHQKTGDLVLWVDGMAGWGRERLKQFLSYTSRVLRDALMLNYDLSRLQREELQQPGFQLEKFAGFVHGGNIAEILEELNKAEYHIERNANAKIVLLDLGIKLNSLLHRKAAESEA
- a CDS encoding CvpA family protein yields the protein METLDIILLLPLVWGAYRGFRNGFIIELCTLAALILGIWGAIHFSDWVAEYLVQNIDIERKYLPMTSFAITFLGIVIAINLLAKLLTTLLKAVALNGINRLVGLAFGVLKWSFLLSVLLFLWRPVQEGSWNWPSRADREASLLYKPMANLAPTFFPYLEELDWRSWWEREFDKVKDDVDDVLEEL